A part of Sugiyamaella lignohabitans strain CBS 10342 chromosome D, complete sequence genomic DNA contains:
- the SLS1 gene encoding Sls1p (Mitochondrial membrane protein; coordinates expression of mitochondrially-encoded genes; may facilitate delivery of mRNA to membrane-bound translation machinery; GO_component: GO:0016021 - integral component of membrane [Evidence IDA] [PMID 8917313]; GO_component: GO:0016020 - membrane [Evidence IEA]; GO_component: GO:0005743 - mitochondrial inner membrane [Evidence IEA,IEA]; GO_component: GO:0005743 - mitochondrial inner membrane [Evidence IDA] [PMID 8917313]; GO_component: GO:0042645 - mitochondrial nucleoid [Evidence IDA] [PMID 12637560]; GO_component: GO:0042645 - mitochondrial nucleoid [Evidence IDA] [PMID 15692048]; GO_component: GO:0005739 - mitochondrion [Evidence IEA]; GO_component: GO:0005739 - mitochondrion [Evidence IDA] [PMID 16823961]; GO_function: GO:0003674 - molecular_function [Evidence ND]; GO_process: GO:0009060 - aerobic respiration [Evidence IMP] [PMID 8917313]; GO_process: GO:0032543 - mitochondrial translation [Evidence IMP] [PMID 12637560]; GO_process: GO:0006412 - translation [Evidence IEA]) codes for MLSFGGRAGRAICLLPKRGSVGVLSKAGNIINSCTTYGYGIRWNSGPGSDNLGDTKNELLSSKEGMKGIAVDDISSLKKSPLLNQKDSTPAAAADTAGSSSTTIDSAAGSNTSTVDSQSETKFSGSETTENVTGNSHSLAASKTRGKKLPPPPQEYIILGARSSRVIPKHRRPKTNFSRDIKVDDLDEQRKQLLVFTSSVPIGTAIANIDRMKPSASLLSPKRYDQLVIDLKRSFAVPQLREYIREKSNSTLRSSGTKAQLINTILLSLWRVSASQSVSESSDVIIERTFQLTRRELFIIVSQNSKLPRSWTKSGASIVILGDEQKIIVRATADTCNWIMASLHKTLQSIQDNDIDFSCLEPFASINDIPLDQIQRLSDTYLRYQQSEKMLVASSKSKDHAEHARRLILHSSGFTPKSISNYIYEDSNFTPRSLSRIIDDDALAWNERSRIWKRWKKVRSKQPFSSFERLRNLGSQPKNIVLAQGKINKVAPQPSTLKDSYEDSVSNILLKNLEQEDSNNQLTFTATFGYLLHEAPSESNAKSAADPSYLAGDVQRTFLSNVPFVFQRCSELSLYHNEIYHDPSKPPPPPKPSPDSGSTTATSSAWNKLLSNAKLLTDSVPSTEDDSLVPVEGTRGLLDDDNMRLVQIKFIPSPFHLKDSDKLQKLPPVEMWFELKENSDECDLDSLRLVSADHEANSYLSLPDYETDIKFSATSANFLDHNEQEGVNQFLSRAQLGISGNKKIYVPNELKLKMPGFEDDVTYLYQSMCYRRQIDLGFKGHILQLSSLESGGFGGRRIEANLVLDFPDGSESVSKSEVKSFVNDALEFCESLRRRSIHL; via the coding sequence ATGTTATCATTTGGGGGGAGGGCTGGAAGGGCCATATGTCTTTTGCCAAAAAGAGGATCTGTAGGGGTGCTTTCAAAAGCAggcaatatcatcaatagCTGTACAACCTACGGATATGGTATAAGGTGGAATTCTGGGCCTGGTTCTGATAATTTGGGAGATACTAAGAATGAGCTATTGTCTAGCAAGGAAGGCATGAAAGGAATCGCTGTTGATGACATCAGTAGTTTAAAAAAGAGCCCTTTATTAAATCAGAAAGATTCCacccctgctgctgctgcagacACTGCTGGATCTAGCTCTACAACTattgattctgctgctggaagcAATACTTCTACTGTCGACAGCCAGAGTGAAACGAAATTCAGTGGCTCTGAGACTACTGAAAATGTGACAGGTAATTCTCATTCACTTGCTGCATCCAAAACTCGGGGCAAGAAGttaccacctccacctcaAGAGTATATTATTCTCGGAGCCAGGTCATCTCGAGTTATCCCAAAGCATAGACGACCAAAAACGAATTTCTCTAGAGATATCAAAGTAGACGACTTAGATGAACAGAGAAAGCAATTACTTGTATTCACTTCTAGTGTGCCTATAGGCACAGCTATAGCCAATATCGACAGAATGAAGCCATCTGCTTCGTTATTATCACCGAAAAGATACGACCAGTTAGTCATTGATCTCAAAAGAAGTTTTGCTGTACCCCAACTCCGAGAATATATTCGCGAGAAATCCAACTCGACTCTGCGATCCTCTGGTACAAAAGCTCAATTGATTAATACAATTCTCCTTTCTTTATGGCGAGTGTCAGCCAGTCAATCCGTCAGTGAATCATCTGACGTCATTATTGAAAGAACATTTCAGTTAACAAGAAGAGAGCTATTCATTATTGTGTCACAAAATAGTAAACTTCCTCGTTCTTGGACAAAATCTGGGGCTAGTATCGTTATTCTTGGTGACGAGCAAAAGATTATTGTTCGTGCCACAGCCGATACCTGCAATTGGATCATGGCATCTCTTCACAAGACTCTACAAAGCATCCAAGATAATGACATTGACTTTTCATGTCTTGAACCCTTTGCATCTATCAATGATATTCCACTGGATCAGATCCAAAGGCTTTCTGATACTTATTTAAGATATCAGCAATCCGAAAAAATGTTGGTGGCTTCTTCGAAATCGAAGGACCATGCTGAACATGCTCGACGATTGATTTTACATTCCTCTGGTTTTACGCCTAAATCTATTTCCAATTATATATACGAAGATTCGAACTTTACGCCCAGATCGCTAAGCCGtattattgatgatgacgcCCTGGCCTGGAATGAACGATCTCGCATTTGGAAACGATGGAAGAAAGTTCGATCAAAACAAccattttcttcctttGAAAGACTAAGAAACTTGGGATCTCAACCAAAGAATATAGTGCTAGCTCAAGGAAAGATTAATAAAGTTGCACCCCAGCCCAGTACTCTTAAAGATTCTTACGAAGATTCAGTCTCCAATATACTTTTGAAAAATCTTGAGCAGGAAGATTCTAATAATCAGTTGACATTCACTGCCACCTTTGGGTACCTTTTGCATGAAGCACCATCTGAAAGTAATGCGAAGAGTGCAGCCGATCCATCTTACTTAGCTGGAGATGTTCAGCGCACTTTTTTGTCCAATGTTCCCTTTGTTTTCCAGAGATGCTCAGAGCTTTCTTTATATCATAATGAGATCTATCATGATCCCTCTaaacctccaccaccacccaaacCATCTCCAGACTCTGGGTCAACAACTGCCACATCTAGTGCCTGGAACAAACTTCTTAGCAATGCGAAGCTACTTACTGATTCGGTTCCTTCTACAGAGGATGATAGCCTTGTTCCTGTTGAAGGTACTAGGGGTCTCTTGGATGATGATAACATGAGATTAGTGCAGATTAAATTCATTCCATCTCCATTTCACTTGAAGGATTCGGACAAACTCCAAAAGCTACCGCCTGTTGAAATGTGGTTTGAACTTAAAGAAAACTCCGATGAATGTGATTTAGACTCTTTGAGATTAGTGTCTGCCGACCATGAGGCGAACTCATATTTGTCTCTGCCAGATTATGAAACTGACATCAAATTTTCGGCTACCAGCGCAAACTTCTTGGATCATAATGAGCAAGAAGGAGTTAATCAGTTTCTCAGTCGTGCTCAATTGGGCATCTCTggtaataaaaaaatctacGTTCCAAATGaactgaagctgaagatgccTGGGTTTGAAGACGATGTAACCTATCTTTACCAGTCTATGTGCTACAGAAGGCAAATCGACCTTGGATTCAAGGGCCATATTCTGCAACTATCGTCACTTGAGTCTGGTGGGTTTGGCGGCCGACGTATAGAAGCAAATCTGGTTCTTGACTTTCCTGACGGTAGCGAAAGTGTCTCCAAATCAGAAGTCAAGTCCTTTGTGAACGATGCATTAGAATTCTGTGAATCGCTTCGACGACGTTCCATCCACTTGTAA